The following coding sequences are from one bacterium SCSIO 12741 window:
- a CDS encoding transcriptional regulator, which produces MKSIINNLDKTFESRVRLGIMSILMVNDWVDFGHLKEMLQVTDGNLASHISGLEKLEYIEIRKQFIGKRPNTSFRVTPAGKKAFQNHLAALEALLKGKAE; this is translated from the coding sequence ATGAAGAGTATCATCAATAACCTGGATAAGACTTTTGAAAGTCGGGTTCGCTTAGGAATCATGTCCATTCTTATGGTCAACGATTGGGTGGATTTTGGGCATCTCAAAGAAATGCTCCAGGTTACGGATGGAAATTTGGCCAGTCATATTTCGGGTTTAGAGAAACTGGAATACATCGAAATTCGCAAGCAGTTTATTGGCAAAAGACCCAATACGTCCTTTCGGGTAACACCAGCTGGGAAAAAGGCCTTTCAAAACCACCTGGCTGCCTTAGAAGCTTTACTTAAGGGAAAAGCAGAATAG